From the Pedobacter cryoconitis genome, one window contains:
- a CDS encoding ATP-binding protein, translating to MEYLQGISETGTYAGQPTRAKLLEKITILQSVLESTSASIFAFDKNFNYTAFNKSHQQTVKTGRGIDLKIGDNYLDLARMNGGTDGDKTLKIFKRVMAGETVEVVEEFGNPELHRASFSMICNPMYNEQGQVNGMTVFCQDVSEQVALQKEVEEKSHLLNGVLDNLPVIIYEVDSQGIFTRSIGSGLQAVGLENNELVGKNAFESFPAAAGELQKALAGMPGQFISKINCDGKEFVYQNNVFPSPDQQGAITGFALDITQQYHAEIALLQAKEKAEQAMLAKQQFLTNMSHEIRTPMNAVIGMTHLLLQEDPRPDQLENLNILKFSSESLLSLINDILDYSKIELGKVTLEKIDFNLVELINSIRQAHNLHAQGKEIFFNINIDSNLPEILIGDPVRLTQILNNLISNALKFTNEGYVIVDLALKKLTGDLVDISFTITDTGIGIEPALKDYIFESFTQASADISRRFGGTGLGLAITKRLIELKGGEISVDSTLGKGSTFFFDLQFKKSKKKSGYTMPALVFESLAGFKVLLVEDNEINTIVAGKFMKKWDLEIDYAIHGVEALEKVKENEYDVVLMDLQMPKMDGYEASTAIRNLPGKRFKELPIIALTASVLAEINKQVVDAGMNDYISKPFNPMELYSKIAKYVHKR from the coding sequence ATGGAGTATTTACAAGGAATTAGTGAGACGGGTACTTATGCCGGCCAACCAACCAGGGCAAAACTTTTAGAAAAAATTACTATTCTTCAATCTGTTCTGGAAAGTACTAGTGCCAGTATTTTCGCTTTCGATAAAAACTTTAATTATACAGCCTTTAATAAATCACATCAGCAGACGGTGAAGACAGGAAGAGGTATTGATCTCAAAATTGGAGATAACTACCTGGATCTGGCCAGGATGAATGGCGGTACAGATGGAGACAAAACCCTGAAAATATTCAAGCGGGTGATGGCAGGTGAAACAGTCGAAGTTGTCGAAGAATTTGGTAATCCGGAATTACACAGGGCATCTTTCAGCATGATCTGTAACCCAATGTATAACGAGCAAGGTCAGGTAAACGGTATGACTGTATTCTGTCAGGATGTTTCAGAACAAGTAGCCTTGCAAAAAGAAGTGGAAGAGAAAAGCCACCTGTTAAATGGAGTACTGGATAACCTGCCAGTTATTATTTATGAAGTTGATTCACAGGGGATATTTACGAGGTCTATCGGTTCGGGATTACAAGCTGTAGGTTTGGAGAACAATGAACTTGTTGGCAAAAATGCTTTTGAATCTTTTCCTGCGGCAGCTGGTGAATTGCAAAAAGCATTAGCCGGTATGCCTGGCCAGTTTATAAGCAAAATTAATTGTGATGGTAAAGAATTCGTTTATCAAAACAATGTTTTCCCGAGTCCTGATCAGCAAGGGGCTATAACTGGCTTTGCTTTAGACATTACCCAGCAATATCATGCCGAAATAGCGCTGTTGCAAGCCAAAGAGAAAGCAGAACAAGCTATGTTAGCTAAACAACAATTTCTTACCAACATGAGTCACGAAATTCGTACACCCATGAATGCAGTAATTGGCATGACTCATTTGCTTTTACAGGAAGACCCGAGGCCCGATCAGCTTGAAAATCTGAATATACTAAAGTTTTCAAGTGAGAGTTTATTAAGTCTTATCAATGATATATTAGATTATAGCAAAATTGAACTCGGTAAAGTTACCCTTGAAAAGATAGATTTCAATTTAGTCGAACTGATCAACAGTATCAGGCAAGCCCATAATCTGCATGCACAGGGGAAAGAAATCTTTTTTAATATCAACATAGATTCAAATCTGCCTGAAATTTTGATCGGAGATCCGGTCAGGTTAACTCAGATATTAAATAATCTGATCAGTAATGCACTGAAATTTACCAATGAAGGTTATGTAATTGTAGACCTTGCACTAAAGAAATTAACGGGCGATCTGGTTGATATCAGTTTTACAATTACCGATACAGGAATTGGTATTGAGCCTGCCCTGAAAGATTATATTTTCGAAAGCTTTACACAAGCCAGTGCGGATATCTCCCGGCGTTTTGGTGGCACAGGACTTGGACTGGCCATTACCAAAAGGTTAATTGAACTAAAAGGCGGTGAAATTTCTGTAGACAGTACTTTAGGTAAGGGATCAACTTTCTTTTTTGATTTGCAGTTTAAAAAAAGCAAGAAGAAATCAGGTTATACCATGCCAGCTTTAGTTTTTGAAAGTCTTGCCGGTTTTAAGGTGTTGCTTGTGGAAGACAATGAGATCAATACCATAGTAGCAGGTAAATTTATGAAGAAATGGGATCTGGAGATCGATTATGCAATTCATGGAGTTGAAGCATTGGAAAAGGTAAAAGAAAATGAGTATGATGTGGTATTGATGGATTTGCAAATGCCAAAAATGGATGGTTATGAAGCCAGTACGGCCATCAGAAATTTACCTGGCAAACGATTTAAAGAATTACCAATTATCGCCTTAACAGCATCTGTTTTGGCCGAAATCAATAAACAGGTAGTGGACGCAGGGATGAATGATTATATCTCTAAACCCTTTAACCCGATGGAACTATATTCAAAAATTGCTAAATATGTCCATAAAAGATAA
- a CDS encoding ParA family protein → MKIIAIINHKGGTGKTTSTLNIGAGLARAKKKTLLIDIDPQSNLTEGLGLRDVKVSIYDSIKDDTALPIESISEYLDIIPSSLDLLGAEIELVSRLGRETILKRLLKAVEGKYDYILIDCAPALGMLTVNALVAADTVMIPLEAEYFAYRGIDRLVSIISDVRKHYNENLTIGGVFITKINPRRIITEQITESIKKYFNDKLFDTSIRINVALVEAQLKGIDIFEYAPASNAATDYANLTDEIIAKI, encoded by the coding sequence ATGAAGATTATAGCGATTATAAACCATAAAGGTGGTACAGGAAAAACGACCTCTACACTGAATATTGGTGCGGGTTTAGCACGTGCAAAAAAGAAAACTTTATTGATTGATATTGATCCTCAATCAAATTTAACAGAGGGTTTAGGCCTGAGGGATGTTAAAGTATCTATTTATGATAGTATAAAAGATGATACTGCATTACCTATTGAATCAATCTCGGAATACCTGGATATCATCCCCTCTTCTTTAGATTTACTGGGAGCTGAAATTGAACTGGTTTCCAGGCTTGGAAGAGAAACTATTCTGAAAAGATTGCTGAAAGCTGTAGAAGGAAAGTATGATTATATACTGATCGATTGTGCACCTGCTTTAGGTATGCTGACGGTTAATGCATTGGTTGCGGCAGACACGGTAATGATCCCATTAGAGGCTGAGTATTTTGCTTACAGAGGAATTGACCGCCTGGTTTCTATTATTTCTGATGTCAGAAAACATTACAATGAAAACCTGACGATTGGCGGTGTGTTTATCACTAAAATCAATCCAAGAAGAATTATTACCGAGCAAATTACCGAGAGCATCAAAAAATATTTCAATGATAAATTATTTGATACTTCTATCCGTATAAATGTAGCCTTGGTAGAAGCGCAGTTAAAAGGGATAGATATTTTCGAATATGCTCCGGCATCAAATGCTGCAACAGATTATGCAAATCTGACAGATGAAATTATAGCTAAAATATAA
- a CDS encoding TonB-dependent receptor domain-containing protein, producing MRRLLFLMLISTTSYAQTISGSLNGKVVDTKNRPVQYASVYVNEREINTYTTETGIFSLRQSQLGDEPVTLRISFVGKQTITKTIPKEAWNTPEIFVLQELSLTLENVNVSSERKKSDISNSAIIFDRQAIEQVQAYSLADILNNLPGKKMAAPDLQYRQNITLRSAVSGDPTQEANNSLGVAIYVDGFRQANDANMQTRNVGMRGLTGGAIINHKDPGTGNPAYDSPFGGLDIRNIPSDNIESIEVISGVASAKYGEITDGAIIIQRKAGETPYEFTMRMNGSSTNYSLSKGLNLGKKAGALNISMNYLNSIQDPRNSVKNYRRINGGLMWSVNMLSNLRNTLSLDYSYKKDNSKVDPDDNEQRATFSMDRRLSVTNRTSLSLRSPYLKNITLGMSFDKGYSNSYTQSQLNKAVEGVADKDTTGTYEGYYIPGNYLAIDHIIGEPYNFSANLSLDNNFNTGAVKHTVSLGGNFYVAGNSGQGVIADPKFPGANTDRTKSERPYNFDLQNNILNAGFYLQDKADYLLFNHLLTTNAGIRYDLQNGSASVQPRINLSYQLSKTWSLRAAYGLSAKAPGMSQRYPAPTYFDIPLLNVYNGNVNQSLYLVHTERVTHDNSKLKPSLSKQLELGASANYSFFTTSVYGYIKKNRDGFTSEKNFIQLVLPEYSYTPVEGGKPIYQATGNYKRYTGLTDNAITNNSQSDNYGIELFFSTKKIAAIQTSFNMNTSVGYSYYKNQGYEINEAGISFQEQGRKAWYGIFKASEFSQLDITTKISTDTHIPKLGFVVSVLADIYWKNRRNSLGRTGEPIAYLDKDGGYHAIEQFSPDNYDYGFLSPFSAKANSSQSPPFAYVNMSLRIAKEVKKKFRISVYAYNFLNLMPKYYNPIANSFTTYNNPVNVGGEIAFKF from the coding sequence TTGAGAAGATTATTATTTTTAATGTTGATCTCCACTACAAGTTATGCCCAGACCATATCAGGCAGCTTAAATGGAAAAGTGGTAGACACTAAGAACAGGCCGGTACAATATGCATCGGTTTATGTAAATGAAAGAGAAATAAATACCTATACAACTGAAACCGGTATATTCAGTCTGCGGCAAAGTCAATTGGGTGATGAACCAGTGACCCTGCGGATTTCCTTTGTTGGCAAACAAACCATCACTAAAACAATTCCAAAAGAAGCATGGAATACCCCGGAAATTTTCGTGCTGCAAGAACTGAGTTTGACCTTAGAAAATGTAAATGTTTCCTCAGAGCGTAAAAAGAGTGACATTTCGAACTCCGCTATAATTTTTGACCGGCAGGCTATCGAGCAGGTTCAAGCCTACAGTCTGGCTGATATCTTAAACAATCTGCCCGGTAAAAAGATGGCCGCACCCGACCTGCAATACCGTCAGAATATAACATTGCGCTCTGCTGTTTCCGGAGATCCTACACAAGAAGCGAATAACTCTTTGGGTGTAGCCATTTATGTAGATGGCTTCAGGCAAGCGAACGATGCAAATATGCAGACCCGGAATGTAGGTATGCGTGGTCTTACTGGAGGAGCCATTATCAACCATAAAGATCCGGGTACCGGTAATCCGGCCTATGATTCGCCATTTGGAGGCTTGGACATCAGAAATATTCCATCTGATAACATTGAAAGTATAGAAGTTATTTCTGGTGTAGCCTCAGCAAAATATGGTGAAATTACCGACGGTGCTATTATTATTCAGCGAAAAGCAGGTGAAACACCTTATGAATTTACGATGCGGATGAATGGCAGTTCAACCAATTATTCCTTATCCAAAGGATTGAACCTTGGTAAAAAAGCAGGGGCATTAAACATCAGTATGAATTACCTGAATAGTATACAAGACCCGCGTAACAGTGTGAAAAACTATAGAAGAATAAACGGAGGCCTGATGTGGAGCGTAAACATGTTATCAAATCTTCGTAATACACTCTCATTAGATTATTCCTATAAAAAAGATAACTCGAAGGTTGATCCCGATGACAATGAACAACGGGCAACGTTCTCTATGGATCGCAGGTTATCAGTAACTAACAGAACAAGTTTAAGCCTTCGAAGCCCTTATCTGAAAAATATTACCCTGGGAATGAGCTTTGATAAAGGATATAGCAATAGTTATACACAGTCTCAGTTGAACAAGGCTGTAGAGGGGGTGGCAGATAAAGACACAACTGGAACTTATGAAGGTTATTATATACCTGGAAATTATCTCGCTATAGATCATATTATAGGTGAACCTTATAATTTTAGTGCTAATCTGAGCTTGGACAACAACTTTAATACCGGAGCGGTTAAACATACCGTCTCTTTAGGTGGCAATTTTTATGTGGCAGGTAATAGTGGTCAGGGGGTAATTGCAGATCCTAAATTTCCTGGTGCAAACACTGACAGAACAAAAAGTGAACGTCCTTATAATTTCGATCTGCAAAACAATATTTTAAACGCTGGATTTTATTTACAAGATAAAGCGGACTATTTGTTATTCAATCATTTGCTGACAACCAATGCAGGGATCAGGTATGATCTGCAAAATGGTTCCGCAAGTGTTCAACCACGAATTAACCTTTCTTATCAACTGAGTAAAACCTGGTCTTTAAGAGCTGCCTATGGACTTTCTGCAAAGGCACCAGGGATGTCGCAACGTTATCCTGCGCCAACTTATTTTGATATTCCTTTGCTTAATGTATACAATGGTAATGTTAATCAAAGCCTGTACCTGGTTCACACAGAAAGAGTAACCCATGATAACAGTAAGCTGAAACCGTCCTTGTCGAAACAATTAGAACTGGGGGCATCTGCGAATTATTCGTTTTTCACGACTTCTGTATACGGCTATATCAAAAAAAACAGAGATGGATTTACGTCAGAGAAAAATTTTATACAGCTTGTACTTCCAGAATACAGTTATACTCCCGTTGAAGGAGGAAAACCTATTTATCAGGCTACCGGAAATTATAAAAGATATACTGGGTTAACTGATAACGCTATTACCAATAATTCGCAATCTGATAACTATGGTATAGAACTATTTTTCAGCACAAAGAAGATTGCGGCTATACAAACTTCCTTCAATATGAATACCTCCGTTGGTTATAGTTATTATAAGAATCAGGGGTATGAAATTAATGAGGCGGGTATTAGTTTTCAAGAGCAGGGGAGAAAAGCCTGGTATGGTATTTTCAAAGCGAGTGAATTCAGCCAATTAGACATTACCACCAAAATAAGTACAGACACACATATCCCTAAGTTAGGTTTTGTAGTCAGTGTACTCGCTGATATTTACTGGAAAAACAGGAGAAATTCGCTCGGCCGTACTGGTGAGCCCATCGCTTATCTTGATAAAGATGGAGGTTATCATGCTATTGAACAATTTAGTCCTGATAATTATGACTATGGCTTTCTTTCTCCATTTTCAGCAAAAGCCAATAGTTCCCAGTCTCCTCCCTTTGCCTATGTAAATATGAGCCTTCGTATTGCAAAAGAAGTGAAAAAGAAATTCAGGATTTCCGTATACGCCTATAACTTTTTAAACCTGATGCCAAAGTATTATAATCCTATAGCCAATTCTTTTACAACCTATAATAATCCGGTAAATGTTGGCGGAGAAATAGCTTTCAAATTTTAA
- a CDS encoding DUF4876 domain-containing protein codes for MKKNSYYLILILLLSVTACKKDNSSTNSDVKPVTINIKLSYETEQTDLGLSLEKTQVKITNITTTQAYTGVTAADGTVEFKNVAPGNYDIAAVQTIAAADYNAKAGTNLTEAIVFNGTLSRQSLSQNSSLSIVLKTGRVGDLVIKQIYYAGSHVTNGALFRDQFIEIYNNSNVTLYADSLYFGQTINVSTALNKIDFNKGYYLPTGQYDWTKSIQMNNSKANSDYVYMSALFMIPGTGKQYPILPGTSIIIAANALNHKVPYTGADGKAIGVKDPSLTVDLSKADFEVYLGDQPGINRLASDLDNPAVPNVTVIDAGANRDLVLDNNGRDGVVIFKSAISPKIWGRFPTPDVVQIIASTKTYIQVLVNVLIDGVGLNQTTAINRVPKYMNDSVDAGETYVTKGAYSSQSVARRTNKTINGRVVLKDTNNSTNDFGVLNMADASKSAASFIN; via the coding sequence ATGAAAAAAAACAGTTACTATCTGATCTTAATTCTTTTACTGAGTGTGACAGCCTGTAAAAAAGACAATTCCTCAACAAATTCGGATGTAAAGCCGGTTACTATAAATATCAAATTGAGTTATGAAACTGAGCAGACCGACCTTGGTTTGAGCCTGGAAAAGACACAGGTGAAAATAACCAATATTACGACCACACAAGCTTATACCGGGGTTACCGCAGCAGATGGAACCGTTGAATTTAAGAATGTGGCGCCTGGTAATTATGATATTGCCGCAGTGCAGACCATCGCTGCCGCTGATTACAATGCGAAAGCAGGTACTAACCTCACTGAAGCGATTGTTTTTAATGGGACCCTGAGCCGTCAGAGCCTGTCGCAGAATAGCAGCCTGTCTATCGTTTTAAAAACCGGACGTGTTGGTGATCTGGTGATTAAACAAATTTATTATGCTGGTTCACACGTTACTAACGGAGCCCTTTTCCGTGATCAATTCATCGAGATTTACAACAATTCAAATGTAACGCTCTATGCAGATAGCCTGTATTTTGGTCAGACAATCAACGTCAGTACCGCACTTAATAAAATAGACTTTAACAAAGGATATTATTTACCTACAGGACAATACGACTGGACTAAATCTATTCAGATGAATAACAGTAAAGCCAATTCAGATTACGTTTATATGTCTGCGTTATTTATGATTCCCGGAACAGGTAAACAATATCCGATTTTACCAGGAACGAGCATAATCATTGCAGCGAATGCACTCAACCATAAAGTACCCTATACCGGAGCTGACGGAAAAGCAATTGGTGTTAAAGATCCATCGCTGACTGTTGATTTAAGTAAAGCTGATTTTGAAGTATATCTTGGTGATCAGCCTGGCATCAACAGGCTGGCTTCAGATTTAGATAACCCGGCTGTACCTAATGTAACTGTAATAGATGCCGGAGCGAACCGGGATCTTGTATTAGATAACAATGGACGTGATGGAGTAGTTATCTTTAAAAGTGCCATTAGTCCTAAAATATGGGGCAGATTTCCAACTCCGGATGTAGTACAGATCATTGCATCTACAAAAACTTATATCCAGGTTCTGGTTAATGTATTGATTGATGGTGTAGGTTTAAACCAGACTACTGCAATTAACAGAGTACCAAAATATATGAATGATAGCGTTGATGCAGGTGAAACCTATGTCACAAAGGGAGCTTACTCTTCTCAATCAGTAGCCCGTAGAACAAATAAAACTATTAACGGTCGTGTAGTTTTAAAGGATACGAATAACTCTACCAATGATTTCGGTGTATTGAATATGGCAGATGCCTCTAAATCTGCCGCTTCATTTATCAATTAA
- a CDS encoding DUF6850 family outer membrane beta-barrel protein produces MKGFFIGCFFMTLSVGVLAQKQEPADSIYLFKQSLLKLNDSEQNAASLLANDEQNVSIVSLNYKMQKGHFRTAQTAESGHGIAFQSSGIKTLGRFKMAGYFDFERTWQDSLAWTMQGVPDEATPYYFAAGKAGKYERLHYKFGGLLTYRLIKDKLFLAAGADYDYNTASRSVDPRPSVQTFQLLVNPQLLYQQGNHVIGAELNLGYGKENNSISYMSKQYSAQSPDYPDRINYLLMGYGYQIPFGAGKIERQNKISGFGINYAYHTNQAYINTGINYTKQTQDNLNAKDQSANNNKYGTFILNSYNARLLAGLNTFNYQHQLQVTLQLQDGYDHNYLELFGLSNYKYNHQKIVVEYTILRNSNAAKKIELGFNVLYNTVNKKDIASDISTVFGYIQPGLSGTLYNSFSDKSRLSITLSPGLRLPAGNEINVPVTDNVFANNIIYPDYTYYTSTAGTLDFKVKYSSPRLIRNTKSGLSLNVFYINSLSDGKRPITTGFNPSKNRLDVSLGFNLYF; encoded by the coding sequence ATGAAAGGATTTTTTATAGGATGCTTTTTTATGACCCTGTCTGTTGGAGTTCTTGCACAAAAGCAAGAACCCGCAGACAGTATTTACCTGTTTAAGCAAAGCCTGCTTAAACTCAATGATAGTGAGCAGAACGCCGCATCATTGCTTGCCAATGATGAGCAGAATGTAAGTATAGTTTCTCTGAATTATAAAATGCAAAAAGGCCACTTTCGTACTGCGCAGACTGCCGAAAGCGGTCATGGCATTGCATTCCAATCCAGTGGGATCAAAACCCTGGGAAGGTTTAAAATGGCCGGATATTTTGATTTCGAAAGAACCTGGCAGGATAGCCTGGCCTGGACTATGCAAGGCGTACCCGATGAGGCTACCCCATATTATTTTGCTGCTGGTAAGGCAGGGAAATATGAACGGCTCCATTATAAATTTGGTGGACTGCTGACTTACAGATTAATAAAAGATAAACTTTTTTTAGCTGCGGGTGCAGACTATGATTACAATACAGCCTCACGTTCGGTTGACCCGCGTCCTTCGGTACAAACTTTCCAGTTACTTGTTAATCCGCAGCTTTTATATCAGCAGGGTAACCATGTGATCGGAGCAGAGCTTAACCTGGGTTATGGTAAAGAGAACAATTCTATTTCCTATATGAGTAAACAATATTCTGCTCAGAGTCCGGATTATCCTGACCGTATTAACTATCTGCTGATGGGCTATGGTTATCAAATTCCTTTTGGAGCTGGTAAAATAGAGCGTCAGAACAAGATCAGCGGATTTGGTATAAACTATGCTTATCATACCAATCAGGCCTATATCAATACAGGTATAAATTATACGAAACAAACACAGGATAACCTGAATGCAAAAGATCAATCTGCAAATAACAATAAATACGGAACTTTTATACTCAATAGTTATAACGCCAGATTATTAGCTGGATTGAATACATTCAATTATCAGCATCAACTGCAAGTAACACTGCAACTCCAGGATGGATATGACCATAATTATCTGGAATTATTTGGGTTAAGCAATTATAAATATAACCATCAAAAGATAGTTGTAGAATATACAATATTGAGGAACTCTAATGCAGCTAAAAAGATAGAATTAGGTTTTAACGTGCTTTATAACACCGTTAATAAAAAAGATATCGCATCTGATATTTCTACTGTATTTGGTTATATCCAACCAGGGCTGAGCGGGACTTTATATAATTCTTTCTCAGACAAAAGCAGGCTATCAATAACCCTTTCACCTGGCTTAAGGTTACCCGCAGGCAATGAAATCAATGTACCCGTTACCGATAATGTATTTGCAAATAATATCATTTATCCGGATTATACTTATTACACTTCAACCGCAGGAACCCTTGATTTCAAGGTGAAATATAGCAGTCCCCGTTTAATCAGGAATACTAAAAGCGGCTTAAGCCTGAATGTATTTTATATCAATTCATTATCCGATGGAAAAAGACCAATTACCACAGGTTTTAATCCATCAAAAAACAGATTAGATGTCTCTCTGGGCTTTAATCTTTACTTTTAA
- a CDS encoding cytochrome-c peroxidase: MKRVLLIIGLFLLILTQLSFDSFNQNDGISADSLRNIYNQSPSSWPKPLIDSGVKWQELGVVPNAPISEGSPLTKNLVALGKVLFYDPRLSGSNQISCISCHAPEMNWSDGRQVSLGHDQAANSRNAPSLENIWYFKNLFWDGRANSLEKQLEGPIGSDIEMHQDFKLLPAKLRAIKGYAALFSSAYGDAKITQERIAKAIAGYELTFTSRKSSFDYFLEGNTKRMTDQQIQGLHLFRTKARCMNCHSGPLFTDDDFHNLGLTYYKRAKYEDLGRYNVTKNPEDVGKFRTPGLRNVLRTRPWFHNGLFDNIEGVMNMYNNGMPQPKQKPEELNDPLFPKTDVHIKRLNLTKTERDAIISFLAAITTEPWRITTPELPK; this comes from the coding sequence ATGAAGCGCGTATTATTAATTATAGGTCTTTTTCTGTTGATTTTAACCCAACTATCGTTTGATAGTTTTAACCAGAATGATGGTATCTCAGCAGATTCACTCCGAAACATATACAATCAATCACCTTCCAGCTGGCCAAAACCTTTAATTGATTCCGGTGTAAAATGGCAGGAACTAGGTGTTGTTCCTAATGCTCCAATCAGTGAAGGAAGTCCTTTAACCAAGAATCTGGTCGCATTGGGCAAAGTACTTTTTTATGACCCCAGACTATCAGGATCTAATCAGATCTCCTGTATCAGCTGCCATGCACCCGAAATGAACTGGTCTGATGGCAGACAAGTATCTTTAGGACACGATCAGGCTGCAAACTCCCGCAATGCACCCTCCCTTGAAAATATCTGGTATTTTAAAAACCTGTTCTGGGATGGAAGGGCTAACTCATTGGAAAAACAGTTAGAGGGGCCAATTGGATCAGACATTGAAATGCACCAGGATTTTAAACTGTTACCCGCTAAATTAAGAGCAATCAAAGGATATGCTGCGCTATTTTCTTCTGCTTATGGGGATGCAAAAATCACACAAGAGCGTATAGCCAAGGCGATTGCAGGTTATGAACTTACCTTTACCAGCCGTAAAAGCAGCTTCGATTACTTTTTGGAAGGCAATACCAAAAGAATGACTGATCAGCAAATTCAGGGTTTACACCTGTTTCGTACCAAAGCCCGTTGCATGAACTGTCACAGTGGCCCTTTATTTACGGACGATGATTTTCATAATCTAGGATTAACTTACTATAAACGGGCAAAATACGAAGACCTTGGCCGTTATAATGTGACTAAAAACCCTGAAGACGTTGGCAAGTTCAGGACACCGGGGTTACGTAACGTATTGCGGACGCGTCCATGGTTCCACAATGGCTTATTTGATAATATCGAGGGCGTAATGAATATGTACAATAATGGTATGCCTCAGCCAAAACAAAAACCAGAGGAATTGAATGATCCGCTTTTTCCAAAAACAGATGTACATATCAAAAGATTAAATCTGACAAAAACAGAAAGGGATGCTATTATTTCCTTTTTAGCTGCTATTACTACTGAGCCATGGAGAATAACAACACCCGAATTACCTAAATAG
- a CDS encoding DMT family transporter has product MNTKVKGYFWGCISSATFGLIPLFALPLMRKGIPHDSLLCYRFACASLLLALFMLFKKESFRIAKREIVPMAILGILYALSAQYLLVGYDYLGVGTASTILFIYPVFVAILMAVFFKEKISLITIAAIVIAFLGVSLLYKGDNGMTLNLLGLGAILIAALSYSVYIVAVNKSRIQFMSGYKLTLYVMASSAVFFLFKAQLTVGLQPLPDTRSIVELVMLALPTTAISCVAMIFAVQYVGSTVTAILGALEPLVAVAVGVIAFQEAITQNLVLGMLLILIAVIMIILSDYLHKKFRTQRVV; this is encoded by the coding sequence ATGAATACTAAAGTCAAGGGCTATTTTTGGGGATGTATTTCGTCCGCAACTTTTGGCCTGATACCGTTGTTTGCCCTACCTTTAATGCGCAAAGGGATTCCTCATGATTCCCTTTTGTGTTATCGTTTTGCCTGCGCATCTTTGTTGCTTGCGCTCTTTATGCTGTTTAAAAAGGAGTCCTTCAGAATTGCAAAAAGGGAAATTGTCCCGATGGCTATTCTGGGGATATTGTATGCTTTATCCGCACAATATTTACTGGTAGGTTATGATTATCTGGGCGTAGGTACTGCTTCTACTATCCTATTTATATATCCGGTCTTTGTCGCTATTTTAATGGCGGTATTCTTTAAAGAAAAGATAAGTCTGATCACTATCGCAGCCATTGTAATTGCCTTTTTGGGCGTTTCCTTATTGTATAAGGGCGATAATGGAATGACACTGAATTTATTAGGACTTGGCGCAATCTTAATTGCAGCACTTTCGTATTCAGTTTATATTGTAGCAGTGAACAAATCAAGAATACAATTCATGTCGGGATATAAACTCACTTTATATGTGATGGCTTCCAGTGCTGTTTTTTTTCTGTTTAAAGCACAATTGACTGTGGGTTTACAGCCATTACCAGACACCAGATCAATTGTCGAATTGGTTATGCTGGCCTTACCCACCACAGCAATATCATGCGTTGCCATGATATTTGCCGTGCAGTATGTGGGTTCTACGGTAACTGCAATATTGGGGGCTTTGGAGCCTTTGGTTGCTGTTGCAGTTGGTGTAATCGCGTTTCAAGAGGCTATTACACAAAATCTTGTACTAGGGATGTTATTGATCCTGATCGCAGTGATTATGATTATTCTTTCTGATTATCTGCACAAGAAGTTCAGAACACAAAGAGTTGTATAA
- a CDS encoding TetR/AcrR family transcriptional regulator, with translation MARIKEFDPTEKLEKARDLFWEKGYHATSMQDLVGQMEINRGSMYDTYGDKHKLFMESLQSYALETYSEYKKAALGQKSPFKAIGQIVKKALERSFDEGKVCMVVKSSFEMARLDAEIRELLKQLTNALISIFEDLILKAQKAGEIDEKKNARQAAQFIAGSFAGLWHMQSLYDDRAMIEHMAKNIIGSLR, from the coding sequence ATGGCACGTATTAAAGAATTCGATCCGACAGAGAAATTAGAAAAAGCCCGTGATTTATTCTGGGAAAAGGGTTATCACGCTACCTCTATGCAAGACCTGGTAGGGCAGATGGAGATTAACCGGGGGAGTATGTATGATACTTATGGAGATAAGCACAAGCTATTTATGGAAAGCCTTCAAAGTTATGCGCTGGAAACCTACAGCGAATATAAAAAAGCAGCTCTTGGACAAAAATCTCCATTTAAAGCTATCGGGCAAATTGTGAAAAAGGCATTGGAACGGTCTTTTGATGAAGGTAAAGTCTGTATGGTTGTTAAATCATCTTTTGAAATGGCCCGGCTGGATGCGGAGATCAGAGAACTTTTAAAACAGTTAACCAATGCACTAATTTCAATTTTTGAAGACTTAATCCTGAAAGCACAAAAAGCAGGGGAAATAGACGAGAAAAAGAATGCAAGGCAAGCCGCACAGTTTATTGCAGGCTCATTTGCAGGATTATGGCACATGCAGTCTTTATACGATGACAGAGCAATGATAGAACACATGGCAAAAAATATTATCGGTAGTTTAAGATAA